The genomic DNA CACCAACCATTAACACCAATATTCAACTAATTCACATAATTAAAATCTTGAAGCTAAATTGTGAATCCTAGCGATTATGAAAAGCATGTCATATTAGATAATTAAAATACgattagagaaaaaaaatatatattagaaGATAGAAAATAAAGTTGACATATAAATAATTGTGTAGAAGAAATCCAAAATATAAATATCACAAGAAGTCAAAGTTGGACATATATTAATTTCCCCACACAGATTTTCACAGAATTATTTACAATCATTCATCAGCGGATACCTACAAATATTCTCACACCAATGTGATTGAAGTTATATAAGCTTTATTGATACCATTCAAACTGTTAGGAAAAATCGGGAAGTGATTTAACATGCAGAAAAAAAGACAAAACATgtagaaaagaaataaaaaaggtcACAACCTTTTCCCTTCGGAGTAAAAAATGGGGAATTTCGTATGCAGGTACCAAACTAACCTTTGGAATCGTAAAAGGAGCAGATGCCCCCAGAGTCAAACGCACTGCATCACAGTCATGATATAAATGTTTAGGATAGTGAAGCACATCATCCATCGCTGATGCTACCCACTGCACATCACAGATGctacttataaatgaagattTGAAGGGCCTTCTGTCGGCTTCAGAGTTAGAAGCACAATAACCAGTAGTTTTTTCACTATAACAATCATCCCACATAGTATCAAGAACCTCTAAAAGATATTCACAACCTCTTTTGTTGCCATCTCTGGCCAATACTGACAATAAGTCGACCAATTCAGGGGACTCCCAATCTGTGATATTTGGCCTAAGGGAAATTAAGTCCTTATCCCATATCAAATTCTTAACTACTCCATCTGAAATATCAGCTATTCCCTTCTCAACTTGAACTACTTTGACGAAATCCATTATCCCAATTTGCTGGAAAAATTGCCTCCACTTCTCCAGTTCACATGGGAGTGACTTTGCGACAGGATGTCTCAAATAGGAGATGTCAACCTCATGCCACTTCATATCCACCATATTAATCAACTTCTTTATGTCCACGGGATTACCAAATTCTTGACTGAAATGAATTGATACCTCAGAAGGTCGTTTAAAGCCATGATTTGTTGATATGTAAGCTTTATCCCGTATTTCAGAGATTATATATTCCCTTTCAACATGACAATCGGAGCAGCTAGACTGTAGGTGGAGCATAACAAAGCAGAGATATTCAATCATCAAATTCTTATCCCTATCCATTATTCTATCGTCAGACATAGCTGGCAGGATGTGCACTTTGACAATTTCGTGTGTAGACAACTTCTGGACACCAATTCGGAAAAGCATACATGTGAGTTTTTCAACTGTCGTCACATCCATGGATGACATATCTGCAGACACTGTAGAAAGGAGGGCAGGATTTACGGTCTGAAGTTTTGCATATAAGTGTGGAAAGGACTCAAGTCCGTGCTGAGCTTCAAGCTCAGTGCATGAGACATCAAAATGTAACCAAATTGGGCCTTCATCTATTGCACTGTAAGTACCATttgaaagaggaatgaatggaATTTTTCGAAGGTTTTCTATGACATCCATTTGAATTCTAGAGTCAAATGAAGGTTCCACAGATGAACTGAAAAACATTGCATAAAGTTCACTTAGCCAAAAGGCCAGCCAACCAAACCCCATTGATTTGAGATCATTATGTTTATGGCATAAAGAGACCATAACTTGAAGAAGAACTTTGGGCCCATACTCTGCAATACCTAGTGCACTTGCAAGTTGGTCTGACAGCACAATATTTTTATCCAAGAACCCAAGGCCAAGATGTTCACGTAGTAAACTGTCAGGAAGAAGTGAATGAGCACGTTCATTCCAACCTCTTAGGACTTTGCAAGGAGGAAGCCATTCATTGTTTCCCCCTTCTAGGAGTAAGCAATTTGACATACGTAATTTAGAAATAATCAatcgaggaagagaagaaaagaagccATGTACCTCCCCGACAAGCGGAACAAAGGACATATAAGCTGCCACAGCTCTGCCTGGATTCTCTCTAAAACATGGAAGAGCACAAAAAGATCTCTCTACATCGATAAACAAACCTGGAAATTCGGACAATAGCCACTGGTTCCAGGGACTATCTCCATCCACTTCCTCTCTAGATGAAGTAATGGCAAAATCACCCTGCAGAATAAATTTCAGGCCATAAGTTCTTAGAGGAAGAAATGCAAAAACCGGGTGTTGGCGTAAATCTGGACTATAATCGCCACTATCGGATTCCTTCAAAGTCAATGCTATCGAGATCTCTGTTTTTTGTACATCACTACGAACAAATTCTGCTTGCAATTTTTTAGATACTACAAACCATGTCATTTTTTCTTTCCCATGTGAAACCTTAACGATACCATCTCCCACAATTTCTTTTCTCATGACAGTAAGTGAATCATCGAGCAAGTTTCTGAACTTGATACACTGGAGGCGGTGCAGAAAGAGTAATAAAGATGGATGAAGATCTGAAAACATATTTATAATGTTTTTCATGACAGTTGCATCTGATAACTTTGATTTGAAGGGAAGAACAATGCAAGTGTTCCAGCAGTCACGGTCAGATTGATCACTGCCACCAGAAGCAAGCCTACTAAACAAGCCAATACTGCAGGGAGGTACAaccgttggcaaaacaaaccCGATCTGACCCTCACTTATATCAAATTTGATATGGAACCCATTGGAATGAATTTCTGGAGCATCTGTGACCTGCAGATAAATGCAAGCATATAAATGAAGGCATACTATCAATGTCTTTCTGGACCATTATGGATCCAGTGGAGCAAGTCTCCTAAAAACAGGGAACGAAGCTGAGAGTttgattaacaaaaataataaataattcaCAGCAACAGTAAAACATATAATCCATAGTTCCTATAATAAGGCTTGTTAGAAATTCAAATGATAGTACAACTGTATAAGGTACTTCACTTAATGCAGCAAACAATCAAAAAAGAATAGGTGTGGCTtgacatgagagagagagagagagagagagagagaatgacaaCTGCAGTGTTTTCACAACGTACCCGAAATACTGATTTGAAACCAATGCCCTTCTGCCCTATATATCCAGCATTAGATCCTTTCTTGGTGGAACTTCCAACGTCACAAAGTGCTCTAATGTTCTGGGAAGAGAATCCTAGCTCATTGTTTAAAACAATAATACTTGATTCTTGAAGAATAAATGTTAGAGTTGGTTCTACATTTGTTGGGTAGGTATTATCATCAGCATTTTGAACCTGAGACaacaataaaagaataaatacgTACAATAATTAGATGTATAAAATTGTATTAAAACATCACTAGCTTATCAAAGGCTTGTTTTCAACTTCAGACTCAACTATAGTATCAAACATATAAAGATCATATAAAATCTAAATTTGACAATATGTTGTTGTAGGAGAAATTTCATAAATGAAAGGTGTTGAGAGTATGTCCTACGTTGAGAATTCTAAGCCCTGCATAACAATATATGCTATCAGGGGCATCAggcaacaaaacaaaatataaataaatatataaatatgcaTAGTTATGTTTTTCAAACTATCAACCTGGCACCATGctataaacaaataataaagtTGACCACTTAACATGTCAGGCTGTTTACAAAGATTTCTATATGTATAAATACACATGTAACCACTAGTCAGTAAACCCAGAAAGCCGAACAAATCTTAGCAGAGTTCATTTATTAATCAGAATCCAAGAGAATGTCCAGaaattacatgaaaaaaaaagtatataacaAGACCGGGCATTTATACCATAAATGAAAGAGGAAAAAATTATATGACAAGACCAAGAATTTAGACGGTAAATGTAAATGAAAGAGGGGACATCAAACAGATAGTAAAAAGGAGGAAAACATCACATAATTGAGCAGATGACTGCACTAAGCACAATGAAAGGAGGAAAaagacagacagacagacagagagagagggcaCCCTTACCAGCTCAAGAAGAAAGTGTGAATCCTGAGAATACAATTCTTGTGAAAGACAATGAATAGCTCTCCCTAAGCGAGCATGCTGCTTTTTTAGCATGATACTTTCAACACTTTGTAGGCTTGAATCAAGACCGAATTCATCTCTCCGGATTGACTCAATTAACTGGGCTGCATCTTCATGTTTATTAAGCTCCACAGAACTTTGTGTGGAACAATATCCATTTCTAGCATCAGAAGCTTCTGCGCTATCAATCTTCATACAGATACCAGTACATCCACCTGTCTGCTCATCTGACCTACCAGATGCACCCATGCTCTGTTCAGAAGCAGAAAACTTACCTGACACATCTTGCACAATCATTGAGCTTGACCCTGTTTCATAACTAACAGAATTCATACGTGAATCCGCAGATATGGACAAGTCAGTAGCATCATTGGAACAAAATTCATAGTAATCAGTAATCCACTCAACTATACCAAGAGACAACCCAACTTCATGAAGCATGAGACGCTGTTCTGATTTGATACATTCACCCAGAATGGCTGAAGGAGCATGTTTGACAACAGATTGTATCCCAGAAAGCAATATATCAGCAGAAAAATCACGAAACTCGGCAGGTAGGTACCCAAGACATTCAAGGACAAATCTTGATATAACAGGCGTTGCCCTATTTATCTTGCTTAAGTCACTGTGTAATTTACTACACAATTTACCAGCAGCAACTTCACCAACAATTTCTTGTCTAGACAGTGGTTCTCCATAATTAAAAGAATTATTATTGTCATGTACTTCCAAACCATCTAAATAATTCTTCAGGATTACTTCAAATGCATGTTGTATATGAATTTTCAGAAGGGAGACAGGAACATGTTTTTCTCCCCCAACTAGTGAAAATAGAGATAGCATTTTCACTGCTGTTTGAAAAGAGGATCCTTGAAGTGCAGCTTCCAAGAATGAATCAACAGTTGCTGAATGATCTAACCGAATCAGTTTTCCATCTCTTGTCACCAAACACAAAAGTTCATCCGTGTTGACTTCCTTCAACAGCCATGGTAAAAGAGGACCAAGAGAGGGAGCAAACAAAAGGTCCCAATGTGACCATAAGTTTAAATCTGACATCATTGGTGCCCTAAGTAAGACTTCAATTGCATCCTTGGATGTAACAGATTCATAAGGCTTTGCTTTCTGGCCACTGTCAGTATTGATTAAAGTGCTGTTCCATAGGACATTCTCCATCTGTGCTGATGACTGTCTAGCATAATTAGTTCCACATAGTGCCATCGAAAATAGAACACATTTGGAAATCGCAGCATTTTTATGCTTTCCCACTATACTTAAGAAATCTTCCACTGAACCATTTTCGATAGTTGTGAAACTAACCAATGGGAACTGCTTCCTAAGCAGCAGTAATATTTTTTCTTTAGTAATGTTTTCATCCTCCCATAAACTATTCAAAGCTTGAGATACTAAAACAACCAAATGGTGTTGGAGCAAGCAAACCTCCAAAGGACACTTCCCAGTTACGTCACCAGTCAGGAACTTGCACAGCTCGTGTGGCAGTAGACAAGCATGTTTCTCTAAGAACATAAAAAACTCCCCATAACCAAGGGATTTAAATTCCTTGACACCAAATTCTTTGACTAGCCAAAGCTCGCAATCACAAAGCTTTCTCAAGAAGATAAATATATTCTCCTGAAGTGATTGACTATCGTTATGCCTTCCTTGATCACTCTCAAAATACAAGGTAATTTTTCTGATTATGTCCTCAACAGAAACACCTGTGAAATTTAATTACAGAACACCATAAGGCATACAAGTTTCAAAGAGAAACATTAAAAAATGAGGGAACAGAGAAAGACGAGATATTATCTTATTATAAGGAGTTAAGAAAAAATACTTTGGTGTCAATAATTTAAACCTATTTGCGGCAGTAATTTTGACTGCCTACAGCTCAAAAGTGTGCTGGGGGGTACTGAAATCCATTTTTCAATTGTTAGATGGAATTACTATTGTAAAATAATAGAAGATTGATACCCATGATGTGATCCAAAGGGGGAGGCCTTATGCCTGCTAATCTCCTCATTCCTGTGTTATGTGTAAAGCAGTGGGGGAAAGTGTGGGTCATGTAACCTTACACTGTCCCCTTAGATACAACGGGTTGTAGAGATTGTTTAGCGAGAAATTTCTGGAATACTAAGTGCTAGGAACAGGTAAACAAGTAAGACATGGTTAGCTTTTTAGACACTAGTTATATTGTAGGTTATCTGGATGGAGAGGAATAGGAGAATCTTTAAAGAGTATGAAGGGGTGGAAGTGGATAAACAATGGAAAAAGGTTAAGTTTGGGCCTCCATTTGGGCTTTGGTGACTTGGGAATTCAAAGAATTATCTATTTCTTCTAACCAGGATTACAGGTGGTTGAAgatttctttgttgttttcaCTCTATCTAGAGTTCACCGCAGTTTCTTTGTGCTTCTGGGATTTATGTTGTACTTGTATGTATTAGTGATGTTATTGATGAGGACTCCTTGTCCACGAATTGTAATTAATGTTTTCTTCACTATTAATGGCTTGTTTACTAACTTCAAATAGGGAAAGTCTGAAATATGGGTTATCAAATGGTTTTGTATTTCCTAGTTTTTCAGGTATTGGATTAAGAATGATTCCAAATGTGTTGGTAAATCAAAGGGAAGTCAGAAAATAGAAGAAACCCCCATTCTAGGTAAGTAAACATGAAATTATTATGTGAAGAAGGTGGTCAGTCATAGGGGTCAAGGGTGTTTTAGTCTTTTAGTGCTAgggttttaaaataaaagttgTCGATTTGTGGTTCCAGCAGGCCCATTAGTCTTTAAATTTCCTTGATCTACAAGGATCCGGTCATTATTTCCGCTTTCTAAAGAATTGGGTTATTTCTTGTTCAATTAGTTTTAGGTTTGTTATAAGTTGCATCATTGTAATTCTCTTTAGATAGTAATGAATAATTGAATAAGATCGATGGAGTTTTTCTCCTCTCCAGGTTAGTGTGATTCTAACCCTAGTTGTTATGCCCAAGGCCTCTACAAGTGATTCATAGAAACCcatgatgctagtagtttctatcCTGTACTCATATTTTCCCACATTTTCCCATAATCCTTTTGTCCTGCATCATTATGCTTCTTctgtttcaaaaaaattaaaataaccaTCACTTACTCTGCATATGCTCAACAATATGTTCAGTGATGACCTGCGGATCCTTCATTTTTTGTTCATCTTTAGTAATTGGTTCAACATCTATGCTCACATATTCAGGACAGTTATCAGTAAGACTGCCAGTTAACTCATATTGACTGACAGTTTGGAATGTATCATACATGCTGTCCCACATTCCACATTTGATAGACGAGACCTGCAACATAGAAATGACAATGTGAGTGATCATAAACAATAAAGGATTTCGCTGGTTATcacaatacaaaataaaacttccACAGCAAACCTGTGGAAAACTGAAAGAAACACACATAAGACAAATTGAGAACCTTCTAGagtaatttttttgaaaattttcagatATAAAGAATGATCTTAACCTAATATACAGGCCTATAAAATGCCATCTATAAGCATAACAACAATTTTAAAAACCATTATAAGCTACTTCATGTTCTTTTCTTGTAGACTTCCCATACTCTCAGGTACGACCTTCTCTTATCTTATATACAAGGCCTTAGCTGAATCTTACCTTAAAGCATTCAAGGTAATTAAATGTATTGAACCCACGATAGAAAAACTAAAGGCAAAAGGAACCACATGAAGTACACTAAAATATGTAATACAAGagttaaaacaccaaaacacacaaacataacaaaaacaTATATGCATCTCCATACTTTAATATCCTCAGGaattcaataataaaaaatctgcaaaacaataaaatactaCATGTGAAACTAATAAGCTGATAATTAAACAGGCCACAATGACTTACAGCAACATTTAGTAATCCAATTAATGGATCTAAGGAAAACATTGACttgattttctttctcttctgaGCTTTAGTATTATTATACAGCAGCATTCTATCAAGTACCTACAAGAAACAAAAGATATTTTGTGAAACCGAATTTTGtagaataaaaaatgaaagaacCCTGATACTTATAGCACTCGTAATAAGTTAAAACAGCGAAggaataaaaaatgaaagaacGTGGGGCAACTTTTGTAATGCAAGGAAACACAATGTATTGGAATTATTTGACATGTATTTCTTATCCTTGTCAACACCCGGGGGATATGAGAAACATCAATACGTTTAGAACTCTGTTACTTATAGCACTCGTAATAAGGCTAAGTTAAAACAGCGAAggaataaaaaatgaaagaacaAGGTGCAACTTTTGTAATGCAAGGAAACACAATTTATTGAAATTATTTGACTTGTATTTCTTATCCTTGTCAACACCGGTGGGATATGAGAAACATCAGCAAACACCTCCAGTTATTCCCTGAATATATTTCCTTTATATCCACGACCTTCCCCCATTAATACAATTCACTAAAAATATCAATCTATAAAGATATCAGCCAGAAAATGAAGCACATTTCCAGGCACAATGTTTTCTTCAAATCTTTGAAACCTAGAGAATATGGTATCAGTTACACATAAAAATCAAGTTCATTATAATTCTGAAAAGCAATGAAAATACATTACATAAACAGATACCGTACCATTGGCAGGTATGTGATATCTAATCATTTGTTTACATACCAAAACAAAAGCATGAACATACCTCTGCCACAGTGTGCTCCCGACATGCCTCCTTCCAGGTTGTAATAAACATCTTCATATAGTTATTGTCAACTGAAAGTTCATCTTCATGCAAATTGCTGACCTCATTGGTTTCCCTACCATTTTCCACAGGATGGGCATCTTGAACCTTATCTCTCTTCTGCAATTTGTGCGGAATGGAGATTGCACTGTTTATGTTTTcagatttccttttctttctaatGGACCCACTACTCTCATTGTGCTTTTGGGTGCCGCTAGCTGGAGAAAGCTGGCTCAATCCAAGACGTGTCCTCTCTTCTATTGCAGACGGGTAAGGACAGCTGCTCACTTGGTCAGAACTTTTAACAGATTGTGCTGAGTGGTTAACCTGACTACCTGTGACATGGTcattattttcaaaatcatcTTCGGATGAATAattctcattatcttcatcCTCTGAGCTtgaagaatcaaatctaatgtgCTTGCCACGAAAATCCTTATGCATGGAAGAAAACGATTCAACACGCTGAGAAATGGTGCTGAAACGTTCATCTAGCTGATTTTTCAGTGCGGAGAAAAGTGGACGCTTCCTACATTTTGTATCTAATTTTTGCTCAAATCCCTTCGCAGATTTCTTTTCTAATCTCCTGGCTTTCCGAATGGCCGAAATATAATTCCTGTGATCATAAAGTAACTTCAATCTACGACATTATAAATTTGCATACatcattgaaaaataataaatgagaTGACTACATAATATCATGAGACTGTCTTAACCCCTTAGAAAACTAAAATCATGGTTAACAAATTTAACCATCAATAAACTAGGattgatacacacacacacacacacacacacacacaaacacacagagGTGATGActcatataaattataaatgacCAACTACTTCATACAGGTCCACAAACGAAGCAGAAACAAAGTCAACACATAATGCTTGAGATTGGgccattttattttatatcaaaatgtCTGTGAATCCTGAATATTATTCATGACAAAGAGATTTTATAGTTAGTGGCAAGAATTGACAAACAGCATGCATTACCTCAGCAGAAGCATGCATCAAATATCCCTGTGACTCAAAGAGAGAATGGGCAAGTACTATAAGAGATCCTACTCAACATCCCTAAtacagaaggaaaaaaatttaactGCCGCATGCACTTGCAAATACTAGAAGGAATTTTACTGCATGAAAGCTTCATAAACTAGTAAATCCAGCATCTTATAAATGCATATGaactaaagaaaaaaatagatttCCTTTGCCAATGTAATTCTCTGATCACAATTCATCTATCTACAAAACCGCTTTGTTAATCATAAAGTAGAAGCAACAAATGTGAGACTTACCCCACACTGTGAATTCGTATTCCAAGATCATCCTTGCTTGCAGCTGCTCGCTTTTTAACGATGAAATCTAAAATCTCTTCAGGGCTAAACCTTTTATTGTTAGAAGTATCCATGAACTCTGAAAGTAGAGATATTATCTCCCTACTAGTTATCTTAAACACTTTAGTTGTATCAGACTTCACCGAGAAATAATGCAAAACAAGTGGGTGTTGCAACAAAGGGCCCAATCCCAGCTCTTCAAACTGCTCAATCCTCTCATTCTTGCAGATTGCTACTTCCATATCATACAATGAAGTAATGGTTTGAACGCCAACGAAACAATGGATAAATGCATTTATCTAAAttccaatagaaaataagtaaaGATTGATGGGATTTAATACATAAAAGCATTAGATCTTATAAGACAAAATACGGAAAAGATGcaaaattt from Pyrus communis chromosome 17, drPyrComm1.1, whole genome shotgun sequence includes the following:
- the LOC137722351 gene encoding protein NO VEIN isoform X1, with translation MYGRPSRRSSGGGRGQPPQQPQNPMFPLQSAINSPYVYPSNPAFIPHSAYQNPYQTFPPTNFPIQNPGFTPPPQQVLSSAVFRPQNSRDMLERIDRAVGKARDELAAAGENVSAWKVSQSTLLMLKVDSWDSLGFQMQQVPSLNRLMLSEAKINAFIHCFVGVQTITSLYDMEVAICKNERIEQFEELGLGPLLQHPLVLHYFSVKSDTTKVFKITSREIISLLSEFMDTSNNKRFSPEEILDFIVKKRAAASKDDLGIRIHSVGNYISAIRKARRLEKKSAKGFEQKLDTKCRKRPLFSALKNQLDERFSTISQRVESFSSMHKDFRGKHIRFDSSSSEDEDNENYSSEDDFENNDHVTGSQVNHSAQSVKSSDQVSSCPYPSAIEERTRLGLSQLSPASGTQKHNESSGSIRKKRKSENINSAISIPHKLQKRDKVQDAHPVENGRETNEVSNLHEDELSVDNNYMKMFITTWKEACREHTVAEVLDRMLLYNNTKAQKRKKIKSMFSLDPLIGLLNVAVSSIKCGMWDSMYDTFQTVSQYELTGSLTDNCPEYVSIDVEPITKDEQKMKDPQVITEHIVEHMQSVSVEDIIRKITLYFESDQGRHNDSQSLQENIFIFLRKLCDCELWLVKEFGVKEFKSLGYGEFFMFLEKHACLLPHELCKFLTGDVTGKCPLEVCLLQHHLVVLVSQALNSLWEDENITKEKILLLLRKQFPLVSFTTIENGSVEDFLSIVGKHKNAAISKCVLFSMALCGTNYARQSSAQMENVLWNSTLINTDSGQKAKPYESVTSKDAIEVLLRAPMMSDLNLWSHWDLLFAPSLGPLLPWLLKEVNTDELLCLVTRDGKLIRLDHSATVDSFLEAALQGSSFQTAVKMLSLFSLVGGEKHVPVSLLKIHIQHAFEVILKNYLDGLEVHDNNNSFNYGEPLSRQEIVGEVAAGKLCSKLHSDLSKINRATPVISRFVLECLGYLPAEFRDFSADILLSGIQSVVKHAPSAILGECIKSEQRLMLHEVGLSLGIVEWITDYYEFCSNDATDLSISADSRMNSVSYETGSSSMIVQDVSGKFSASEQSMGASGRSDEQTGGCTGICMKIDSAEASDARNGYCSTQSSVELNKHEDAAQLIESIRRDEFGLDSSLQSVESIMLKKQHARLGRAIHCLSQELYSQDSHFLLELVQNADDNTYPTNVEPTLTFILQESSIIVLNNELGFSSQNIRALCDVGSSTKKGSNAGYIGQKGIGFKSVFRVTDAPEIHSNGFHIKFDISEGQIGFVLPTVVPPCSIGLFSRLASGGSDQSDRDCWNTCIVLPFKSKLSDATVMKNIINMFSDLHPSLLLFLHRLQCIKFRNLLDDSLTVMRKEIVGDGIVKVSHGKEKMTWFVVSKKLQAEFVRSDVQKTEISIALTLKESDSGDYSPDLRQHPVFAFLPLRTYGLKFILQGDFAITSSREEVDGDSPWNQWLLSEFPGLFIDVERSFCALPCFRENPGRAVAAYMSFVPLVGEVHGFFSSLPRLIISKLRMSNCLLLEGGNNEWLPPCKVLRGWNERAHSLLPDSLLREHLGLGFLDKNIVLSDQLASALGIAEYGPKVLLQVMVSLCHKHNDLKSMGFGWLAFWLSELYAMFFSSSVEPSFDSRIQMDVIENLRKIPFIPLSNGTYSAIDEGPIWLHFDVSCTELEAQHGLESFPHLYAKLQTVNPALLSTVSADMSSMDVTTVEKLTCMLFRIGVQKLSTHEIVKVHILPAMSDDRIMDRDKNLMIEYLCFVMLHLQSSCSDCHVEREYIISEIRDKAYISTNHGFKRPSEVSIHFSQEFGNPVDIKKLINMVDMKWHEVDISYLRHPVAKSLPCELEKWRQFFQQIGIMDFVKVVQVEKGIADISDGVVKNLIWDKDLISLRPNITDWESPELVDLLSVLARDGNKRGCEYLLEVLDTMWDDCYSEKTTGYCASNSEADRRPFKSSFISSICDVQWVASAMDDVLHYPKHLYHDCDAVRLTLGASAPFTIPKARSENFVRDIGFKTIVSLDDALEVLKLWRRENEFQASLGQMLKFYTLIWNEMAASTEKITEVFHSGPSIFIPYASSFRHEDVVSGTLLSPAEVYWHDSTSFVDQIREIHCQCSSAGVTHGPLIKTLCNFYPGLHDFFVNVCGVHETPPLRSYLQILLHLSNVALPSQAASAVFQVFLKWTDGLKSGLSAEDVLYLKDSLTKIECTVLPTLQDKWVSLHPSFGLVCWCDDKKLSKQFKHLDGIDFLYLGELSKDDEEMLCTKVSILMQTLGIPALSEVVTREAIYSGNEDSSFKAALLDWALPYAQRYVHGVHPDIYSQLKQSEFEMLNCLQVVVVEKLFYRNVIKGTGSESKKQVECSCLLTGSILYTTQESDSHALFLELSRLFFNGSPELHLANFLHMITTMAESGSNEEQTEFFILNSQKVPKLPEGESVWTLSSVHSLMRSDKPLQTSSISTEVNEQSSSKSKSKAATWPPVDWKTAPGFGYARANGFKTQAPGSQPNTAVQNKLGDDSEGICRQTDNLTPVSVDTNWTIEHCSATSVALVLPDSNRLQENCGEAGNEADLAMHIQFDPSSFGLVSDAPDFGSSNFSKRDQLRFGTPNSTQAILTGRLGELVAFKYFVDKAGKSVVKWVNEHNETGLPYDIVLGEKENSREYIEVKATKSTRKDWFEISMRELQFAVEKGEAFSIAHVVLLDNNVARVSIFNNLAKLCQLHKLRLAVLMPEQQKEFSIVSQS